In Lysobacter firmicutimachus, one genomic interval encodes:
- the atpD gene encoding F0F1 ATP synthase subunit beta has translation MSSQGKIVQIIGAVVDVEFPRDAVPKVYDALKVENTAITLEVQQQLGDGVVRAIALGSTDGLKRNLIATNTGRAVSVPVGAATLGRIMNVLGEPIDERGPVESDVHWEIHRAAPDYADQSSGNELLETGIKVIDLMCPFAKGGKVGLFGGAGVGKTVNMLELINNIATEHSGLSVFAGVGERTREGNDFYHEMSDANVIVQDDLSKSKVAMVYGQMNEPPGNRLRVALTGLTMAEYFRDEKDANGKGRDVLFFVDNIYRYTLAGTEVSALLGRMPSAVGYQPTLAEEMGVLQERITSTKTGSITSIQAVYVPADDLTDPSPATTFAHLDATVVLSRNIAALGIYPAVDPLDSTSRQLDPNVVGVEHYETARRVQATLQKYKELKDIIAILGMDELSEEDKTAVARARKIERFFSQPFHVAEVFTGAPGKYVSLKDTIRGFKGIVEGEYDHLPEQAFYMVGGIEEAVEKAKKMGVG, from the coding sequence ATGAGCAGCCAGGGCAAGATCGTTCAGATCATCGGTGCGGTCGTCGACGTGGAATTCCCGCGCGATGCGGTGCCGAAGGTGTACGACGCGCTGAAGGTCGAGAACACCGCCATCACGCTCGAGGTGCAGCAGCAGCTCGGCGACGGCGTCGTGCGCGCCATCGCGCTGGGCTCCACCGACGGCCTCAAGCGCAACCTGATCGCGACCAACACCGGTCGCGCGGTGTCGGTGCCGGTCGGCGCGGCCACCCTGGGCCGGATCATGAACGTGCTCGGCGAGCCGATCGACGAGCGCGGTCCGGTCGAAAGCGACGTGCATTGGGAAATCCACCGCGCCGCCCCGGATTACGCCGACCAGTCCTCGGGCAACGAGCTGCTGGAAACCGGCATCAAGGTCATCGACCTGATGTGCCCGTTCGCCAAGGGCGGCAAGGTCGGCCTGTTCGGCGGCGCCGGCGTCGGCAAGACCGTCAACATGCTCGAGCTGATCAACAACATCGCGACCGAGCATTCGGGTCTGTCGGTGTTCGCCGGCGTGGGCGAGCGTACCCGCGAGGGCAACGACTTCTACCACGAAATGTCCGACGCCAACGTCATCGTGCAGGACGACCTGTCGAAGTCGAAGGTGGCGATGGTGTACGGCCAGATGAACGAGCCGCCGGGCAACCGTCTGCGCGTCGCCCTGACCGGCCTGACCATGGCCGAGTACTTCCGCGACGAGAAGGACGCCAACGGCAAGGGCCGCGACGTGCTGTTCTTCGTCGACAACATCTACCGCTACACCCTGGCCGGCACCGAAGTCTCGGCGCTGCTGGGCCGCATGCCGTCGGCGGTGGGCTACCAGCCGACCCTGGCCGAGGAAATGGGCGTGCTGCAGGAGCGCATCACCTCGACCAAGACCGGTTCGATCACCTCGATCCAGGCCGTGTACGTGCCCGCGGACGACCTGACCGACCCGTCGCCGGCGACCACCTTCGCCCACCTCGACGCCACCGTCGTGTTGAGCCGCAACATCGCCGCGCTGGGCATCTACCCGGCGGTCGATCCGCTCGACTCGACCTCGCGCCAGCTCGACCCGAACGTGGTCGGCGTGGAGCACTACGAGACCGCGCGCCGCGTCCAGGCCACCTTGCAGAAGTACAAGGAGCTCAAGGACATCATCGCGATCCTGGGCATGGACGAGCTGTCGGAAGAAGACAAGACCGCCGTGGCCCGCGCGCGCAAGATCGAGCGCTTCTTCTCGCAGCCGTTCCACGTCGCCGAAGTGTTCACCGGCGCCCCGGGCAAGTACGTGTCGCTGAAGGACACCATCCGCGGCTTCAAGGGCATCGTCGAAGGCGAGTACGACCACCTGCCGGAGCAGGCGTTCTACATGGTCGGCGGCATCGAAGAAGCGGTCGAGAAGGCCAAGAAGATGGGCGTGGGCTGA
- the atpG gene encoding F0F1 ATP synthase subunit gamma: MAGGREIKTKIKSVQNTRKVTRALEMVSASKIRKAQDRMKTSRPYARVIKQVIGHLAQANSDYRHPYMVERKDVKRVGYVIVSSDRGLAGGLNNNLFRKLLGEFRKWQEQGVEVDVVTIGQKASVFFRRIKVNMLASVTHLGDQPHLEQLVGVIKVMLDAYSAGSIDRVFVCYNDFVNTMTQRAAFDQLLPLPEPETQVAKHDWDYIYEPDAQTVLDHVLTRYIESLVYQAVLENVASEHAARMVAMKAASDNATKLIGTLNLVYNKARQAAITQEISEIVGGAAAV, translated from the coding sequence ATGGCCGGCGGCAGAGAAATCAAAACCAAGATCAAGAGCGTGCAGAACACCCGCAAGGTGACCCGCGCGCTGGAAATGGTCTCGGCTTCCAAGATCCGCAAGGCGCAGGATCGGATGAAGACCTCGCGCCCGTACGCGCGCGTGATCAAGCAGGTGATCGGTCACCTGGCCCAGGCCAATTCCGATTACCGGCATCCGTACATGGTCGAGCGCAAGGACGTGAAGCGCGTCGGCTACGTGATCGTGTCGTCCGACCGCGGCCTGGCCGGCGGCCTCAACAACAACCTGTTCCGCAAGCTGCTCGGCGAGTTCCGCAAGTGGCAGGAGCAGGGCGTCGAGGTCGACGTGGTCACCATCGGCCAGAAGGCCTCGGTGTTCTTCCGCCGGATCAAGGTCAACATGCTGGCTTCGGTCACCCACCTGGGCGACCAGCCGCACCTGGAGCAGCTGGTCGGCGTGATCAAGGTGATGCTGGACGCCTACAGCGCCGGCAGCATCGACCGCGTATTCGTCTGCTACAACGACTTCGTCAACACCATGACCCAGCGCGCGGCGTTCGATCAGCTGCTGCCGCTGCCGGAACCGGAGACGCAGGTCGCCAAGCACGACTGGGACTACATCTACGAACCCGATGCGCAGACCGTGCTCGACCACGTGCTGACCCGTTACATCGAGTCGCTGGTGTACCAGGCGGTGTTGGAGAACGTGGCCTCCGAGCATGCCGCGCGCATGGTCGCGATGAAGGCGGCGAGCGACAACGCCACCAAGCTGATCGGCACCTTGAACCTGGTCTACAACAAGGCCCGTCAGGCAGCGATCACCCAGGAAATCTCCGAAATCGTCGGCGGCGCCGCGGCGGTCTAA